From the genome of Bradyrhizobium sp. ORS 278:
GCTTCCGCGTCGCCGGCAAGGTGGCCAAGCGCCTCGTCGAGGTCGGCCAGACCATCGAGGTCGGCCAGCCGCTCGCCACCCTGGATGAGGTCGACCTGAAGCTGCAGGCCGAGCAGGCCGAGGCGGAATTCCGCGCCGCCACTGGCGTGCTCGCGCAGGCCTCCGCCGCCGAGACCCGCGCCAAGGAATTGCGTGCCAAGGGCTGGACCACCGACGCGCAGATGGATCAGGCCAAGGCCTCCGCCGACGAGGCCCGCGCGCGGCTCAATCGCGCCGAGCGCTCGGTCGAGCTGACGCGCAATTCGTTGTCCTACGCGACGCTGGTGTCGGACGCGCGCGGCGTCGTCACGGCGAGCATGATCGAGCCCGGCGTCGTCGTCGCCGCCGGCCAGGCCGCCATCCGCGTCGCGCGCTTCGCTGAAAAGGAGGCGGTGGTCGCCATCCCCGAGACCTTGCTCGATCGTGCCAAGAACGGCTCAGCGACGGTGTCGCTGTGGTCGGAGGCGGGCAAGACCTACACGGCGCGGCTGCGCGAGATCGCTCCGGCCGCCGATCCGGCGACGCGCACCTATCTCGCAAAGTTCTCGCTGCCGGATGCGAATGACAGCGTCTCGCTCGGCATGACCGCGACGCTCACCTTGTCCGATCCGGCGACCATGCGCGTCGCGCGGCTGCCGCTGTCGGCGCTGTTCAACGACGGCCGCGATCCCTCGCTCTACGTCGTCAACGACAAGGGCGAGGTGACGCTGAAGCCGGTCAAGGTGAAGGCCTATGACAGCAAGGACGTGCTGATCGTCTCAGGCGTCGACGAGGGCGAGAAGGTGGTCGCCCTCGGCGTGCAGAAGATCGACCCCGCGCAGAAGGTGCGCGTGGTCTCCGCGCTGACGTTCTGAGGGTCTCAAGGTTTGATGTCTTGGGGCTTTAACGGCCTGGCGGACTTTCAACCCTCACCCTGAGGAGCCCGCCGCAGGCGGTCGTCTCGAAGGGCGAGGCCCGAATGTGGGCTCATGGTTCGAGAAGCGCCGCAAGAGGCGGCGCTCCTCACCATGAGGGTCAAAGGCTGAGGGCGGCGCTGAACTGAACGCTGAACTGAACATGAGCCGCGCGCTCATGACGAGAAATAAGACCCTCATCCCGAGCGAGACGCGAACCGTCTCGCAGGATGAGGTCACCGAAGCCTGAAGCGACTGGGTCCTCATCGGGGAGCGTGCCATGAAGCGGTTCAATCTGTCGGCCTGGGCGGTCAGTCATCCGCCGCTGGTGCTGTTCCTGATCGTAGCTCTCGGCCTGTTCGGGTTCATCTCCTATGAGCGGCTCGGGCGCGCCGAGGATCCGTTCTTCACGGTCAAGGTTGTCAACGTGTCGGTGATGTGGCCCGGCGCCACCTCGCAGGAGATGCAGAGCCAGGTCGCCGATCCCCTGGAAAAGAAATTGCAGGAGCTGCCCTTCTTCGAGAAGGTGCAGACCTATTCGAAGCCCGCCTTCACTGCGATGCAGGTGACCTTCCGCGACTCTACCCCGCCGAAGGACGTGCCGTATCTGTTCTATCTCCTGCGCAAGAAGCTCGCGGACGCGCAGCCCTCGCTGCCCTCGGGCGTGCTCGGGCCGTTCGTCAATGACGAGTTCTCCGACGTCGATTCCATCCTGTTCATGATGACCGGCGACGGTGCAGACTATGCGCAGCTGAAGAAGGTGGCCGAAGGCCTGCGCCAGCGCCTGTTGAAGGTCAACGGCGTCACCAAGGTCAACCTCTACGGCACACAGGACGAGCGCATCTATGTCGAGTTCAGCCATGCCAAGCTGGCGACGCTCGGCATCACGCCGCAGGCGCTGTTCGACTCGCTCGCCAAGCAGAACAATGTGACGCCGGCCGGCACAGTCGAGACCTCGTCGCAGCGCGTTCCGTTGCGCGTCACCGGCGCGCTGGATGGCGCCAAGGCGGTGGCGGAGACGCCGGTCGAGAGCAATGGCCGCGTGTTCCGGCTCGGCGATATCGCCACCGTTACCCATGGCTTCGTCGATCCGCCGACCTACAAGGTGCATCAGGAGGGCAAGCCGGCGCTCGGCATCGGCGTGGTCACCGCCAAGGGCGCCAACATCCTCGAGCTCGGCAAGGACGTTCACGCCGCCTCGGATGATTTCATGAAGGCCGTGCCGCAGGGCATCGAGCTGACCCAGATCGCCGACCAGCCCAAGGTGGTCGAGCGCGCCGTCGGCGAGTTCGTGCACTCCTTCGTCGAGGCGCTGGTCATCGTGCTGTTCGTGTCGTTCCTGGCGTTGGGCTGGCGCACAGGTATCGTGGTGGCGCTGTCGGTGCCGCTGGTGCTCGGCATCGTCTTCATCGCGATGAGCGCGCTGGGCGTTGACCTGCATCGTATTTCTCTTGGCGCGCTCATCATCGCGCTTGGCCTGCTGGTCGACGATGCGATCATCGCCGTCGAGATGATGGTGGTGAAGATGGAGCAGGGCTGGGACCGCGTCCGCGCGGCGTCCTATGCCTGGGAGTCGACCGCGTTTCCGATGCTGACCGGCACGCTGGTCACCGCGGCGGGCTTTCTGCCGATCGGCTTCGCCAATTCGGCGGTCGGCGAATACACCGGCAGCATCTTCTGGATCGTCGCCATCGCTCTGGTCGCGTCCTGGTTCGTCGCCGTGATCTTCACACCCTATATCGGCGTGAAGCTCTTGCCAGACATCAAAGTGCAGCACGGCCATGACGAGCACGCCGTCTACAACACGCGGATGTATCGCGGCCTGCGCGCCGTGGTGCGCTGGTGCGTGACGCATCGCATTACCACGGTGGCCGCGACCGTCGGCGTGTTCGCGGCCTCGATCGTCGCCTTCGGTCATGTCCAGCAGCAGTTCTTCCCGCTGTCGGAGCGGCCGGAGCTGTTCCTGCAGTTGCGTCTGCCGGAGGGCACCGCCTTCAACGTCACCGAGAAGGCTGCGCGCAAGGCCGAGGCGCTGCTCAAGGACGACAAGGACATCGAGACCTTCACCTCCTATGTCGGCCAGGGCTCGCCGCGGTTCTGGCTCGGCCTGTCGCCCCAGCTGCCGAACGAGGCGTTCGCCGAGATCGTCATCGTCGCCAAGGACGTCGCCGCGCGCGAGCGCATCAAGGCGCGGATCGAGACGGCGGCCGCCAATGGCGAGATCAACGAGGCGCGGGTGCGTGTCGACCGCTTCAATTTCGGCCCGCCGGTCGGCTTCCCCGTGCAGTTTCGCGTGATCGGCCCCGATACAGCTCAGGTGCGCGAGATCGCGCGCCAGGTCCGCGACATCGTTCGCCAGAACCCGAACGTCAGGGACCCGCAGCTCGACTGGAACGAGCAGTCGCCTTACCTCAAGCTCGTCGTCGACCAGGACCGCGCCCGCGCGCTCGGCCTGACCCCGCAGGACGTCTCGCAGTCGCTGGCCATGCTGATCTCCGGCGTGCAGGTGACGACGATCCGCGACGGCATCGAGAAGGTCGGCGTCATCGCCCGTGCGGTGCCATCCGAGCGGCTCGATCTCGCGGGGGTCGGCGACCTCACCATCACCTCGCGCAACGGCGTCGCCGTGCCGCTGCAGCAGATCGCCAAGATCGAATATGCCCATGAGGAGCCGATCCTGTGGCGGCGCAACCGCGACATGGCGATCACCGTGCGCGCCGACGTGGCAGACGGCGTGCAGGCCCCCGACGTCACCAACCAGATCCTGCCGAAGCTCGCCGACATCAAGGCGAAGCTCGATCCGGCCTACCGCATCGAAATGGGCGGCGCGATCGAGGAATCGGCCAAGGGCAATGCCTCGATCTTCGCGCTGTTCCCGCTGATGGCGATCGTGATGCTGACCTTGCTGATGATCCAGCTGCAGAGCTTCTCGCGGCTGTTGCTGGTGTTCCTGACGGCGCCGCTCGGCATCATCGGCGCCTCGCTCGGCCTCAACGTCGCCAATGCGCCGTTCGGCTTCGTGGCGCTGCTCGGACTGATCGCGCTCGCCGGCATGATCATGCGCAACACGGTGATCCTGGTCGATCAGATCGAGCACGATGTCGCCTCCGGCCTGACCCGGCGCGAAGCCATCATCGAGGCCACGGTGCGCCGCGCAAGACCGGTGGTGCTGACGGCGCTGGCGGCGATCCTGGCCATGATCCCGCTGTCGCGCTCGGCGTTCTGGGGGCCGATGGCGATCACCATCATGGGCGGTTTGTTTGTTGCAACCTTCCTGACGCTGCTGTACTTGCCGGGATTGTATGCCCTATGGTTCCGCAAGAGCCTGGATGAACGCGGGGCAGCTGCGCAGGATCATTCTGCAGCGCAGCACGTTGATGGACCGGCACCGGCCCTTCCGCTCGCCGAGGCCGCCGAATGAAGGGCGAACAAGATCGCAGGCATGATGACGCTGGTCTCCGAACACATCGAACCTGATACGCGCGAACGCATCCTCGTCGTCGCGGAGCGTCTGTTTCGGCAGATCGGCTACCAGAAGACCACCGTGGCCGACATCGCCAAGGAGCTCCGCATGAGCCCGGCGAACGTCTACCGGTTCTTCGAGTCGAAGAAGGCGATCCACCAGGGCGTCGCCCGCGAGCTGATGGGCCAGGTCGAGGCGGCGGCGATCGCGATCGCCGAGCGCGGCGGCCCGGCCGTGCCGCGGCTGCGCGAGCTGCTCGGCACCATCCATCGCATGAACACCGAGCGCTATGTCGGCGACAACAAGCTTCACGAGATGGTCGCCGTCGCGATGGAGGAGAGCTGGGAGGTCTGCGAGGCGCACATGATGCTGATCACCGAGATCATCGGCCGCGTGATCGGGCAGGGCGCCGCGTCCGGCGAGTTCGCTGTCAGTGACATCGTGCTGGCCACGAAATGCGCAACGACGGCGATGATGCGCTTCTTCCATCCGCAGATGATCGCGCAATGCGCGACCAAGCCTGGCCCGACCGTGGGCGAGATGATCGATTTCGTTCTGGCGGGGCTTGGTTCCCGGGGCGGCACGGTCTAGGTTGCAGTCATTCCGGGGTGATGCGAAGCATCGAGCCCGGAATCTCGATATTCCGGGTTCGCCTCTCTCGAACAAAATGGCTCCGCCATTTTGTCGCGCGAGGCGCTCCGGAATGACTGTACCCAGGGGGACCACGGCGTGACCGAACGCGACCTGCACTTCTACGAACCGAAGAACGGCCACGGCCTCAAGCACGATCCCTTCAACGCCATCATCGCGCCGCGTCCGATCGGCTGGATCTCGTCGCGCGATCCGGACGGCCACGTCAATCTCGCGCCCTACAGCTTCTTCAACGCCTTCAACTACACGCCGCCGATCATCGGTTTCTCCTCCACGCAGTGGAAGGACTCGGCCGCCAACATCAAGGACACCGGAGAGTTCGTCTGGAACCTGGTGACCCGCGACCTCGCGACCCAGATGAACGCGACCGCCGCGCATGTCGCGCGCGATGTCGACGAGTTCAAGCTCGCCGGTGTCACGCCGGTGCCCTGCAAGCACGTCAACGTGCCGCGCGTCGGTGAAAGCCCGGTAGCGTTCGAATGCAAGGTCACGCAGATCATCCAGCTGCAGGGCGCCGACGGCAGGAAGGCGCAGGCCTGGCTGACGCTCGGCGAGGTCGTCGCCGTGCATATCGACAAGACGCTGATCAAGGATGGCGTCTATCAGACCGCGCTGGCGCACCCGATCGTTCGCGCCGGCCGCCGCGGCGACTATTTCGAGATCAAGGCCGAAGACATGTTCGAGATGATCAGGCCGGACTGACCGCCGATCATCGCGACGGCCCAGCCGGCTTCATGGAGACCACCTGACGTGAGCGAAACGACCGCCCCTGCCGCGCCGACCGAGCCGCGCGGCGATCTCTGCATCCGCACCTTGGCGATGCCGGCCGACACCAATGCCAATGGCGATATCTTCGGCGGCTGGCTGCTGAGCCAGATGGACGTCGGCGGCGGCGTCTTCGCGGCCAAGGTCGCCAAGTCGCGCACGGTGACGGTCGCGATCGAGGCGATGAACTTCCGCAAGGCGGTCTATGTCGGCGATCTCGTCTCGGTTTACGCGCATCTCGTGCGCATCGGCCGCACCTCGATGACCGTGCGCCTCGAGGCATGGGTGGTGCGCCGGCGCGAGGAGCAGCCGATCCTGGTCACCGACGGCAACTTCACCTACGTCTCGATCGACGATGACGGACGACCGCAGCCGATCAAGCGCGACGGCGCGATCACGACGTGACTGACGGCGACGTCGCTTGAGACAAGGTTAACGAGTCCTCAGCGAACGGAGCGTGTGTCGCGTACGGCCGGCCAGGTTGATTCGGCGATGGTCGCGGGGCCGTCCGCGCGTGCGCTGCAGCCAACATAACATCAGCACAATTTACTGTTGCCATGGCGACTGCGCATCGGATTGGCTGCGGCTCCTGACCCGGAACAATCGTCATGGAGTGCGGTTATAAGCCCCGGAATAAACGACGGGATTCGCAATGTCCGACACCTATATCATCGAAGTCGGCTCGCAGGCGGCGGGGATCGTGGTTCGCGACCGCGGCGGCTTCCGCTTCTTCGCGGCATCGCACCGCTTCAATGCCCTCGAGGGCCAGGTGTTTCGCAACGCCCGCGAGGCCGAGCGGGCGGCGCTGCGAATCGTATCCAGCGAGTTGAAGGCCGCGGCTTAATCTGTTGGCCATGTCCGCCATTCGCCGGCGGACGCATGCGGAGCCGTGCAAGCGCAAACCAGGTGATTGCTGCACTGCGCTCCGTGTCCGCTGATTGACCGTTGACGTGATCAGCATCACCATGGTGCAGCTCGTTTCGAAAGCTTGCCCATGGCCGTTCTCTCTCAACGTCAGACCGACATCCTCAACATCGCCCGCGCCTCCGGCCGCGTCATGGTGGAGGATCTGGCGCGCCGGTTCGAAGTGTCGGCGCAGACGATCCGCAAGGATCTCAATGACCTCTGCGAGCAGCGCGCGCTGACGCGCATCCATGGCGGCGCCATCATCGCCTCGGGCGTCGAGAACCTCGCTTACGAGGCGCGGCGCTTCGTCGCCGCCGACGAGAAGAAGGCGATCGGGGCGATCGCGGCGGCGCGGATTCCGAACGGGTCTTCGCTCTTCATCAACATCGGCACGACCACCGAGGAAGTGGCCAGCGCGCTGACATCGCACCAGGATCTGCTCGTCATCACCAACAATCTCAACGTCGCGATGCTGCTCTATCCGCATCCGCGAATCGAGGTGATCGTGGCCGGCGGCACGGTGCGGCGCTCGGACGGCGGCGTGGTCGGCTCGACGGCGACGCAACTGATCGGCCAGTTCAAGGTCGACTACGCGATCATCGGCGCCTCGGCGATCGACGAGGAGGGCGCGCTGCTCGACTTCGACTATCGCGAGGTGCAGGTCGCCCAGGCGATCATCGCCAATGCCCGCAGCGTGATGCTGGTGGCCGATTCCACCAAGCTCCACCGCAGCGCGCCGGTCCGCATCGCCCATCTCAGCCAGATCCAGACCTTCGTCACCGACCGGCCGCTGCCTGACGGCCTCGCCAGCCTGTGCGAGAGCCGGGGCATCGAAGTTGTCTCGGCAATGCCCGCCGACGAGGCGGAGGAGGTCGCCGAGGCAAACGAAAGCGCCTCGCCCTCCGTGCTCCGCCGCGCCTGACCGCTCGCCATCCCTGCAGGCTGTTTGATCCCGGTTTGGGCAGGTTTTGCCCAATCTGGGGCCATCCTGCGAAATTCGATTTGCTTTCGCTTTCGTTTGTGTTTAACTCGAAACCGAAAGTGAAATCGCCGATCGGAAGGCGATTGTCGGGGGAAGCGTCGGGTGGAGCGGATCTACGATCTCGCCATTGTCGGAGGCGGCGTGAACGGCTGCGGCATCGCGCGCGATGCGGCCGGACGCGGAAATTCCGTTTTTCTCTGCGAAATGAACGATCTTGCGAGCGGAACCTCGTCATGGTCGACGAAGCTCGTTCACGGCGGCCTGCGCTATCTCGAATATTACGAGTTCCGGCTGGTTCGCGAGGCGCTGATCGAGCGCGAGATCCTGTGGCAGATCGCGCCCCACATCATCCGTCCCTTGCGCTTCGTCTTGCCGCATCATTCCGGATTGCGGCCGGCTTGGCTGCTCCGCTTGGGCCTGTTCCTGTATGACCATCTCGGCGGCCGCAAGCTGCTGCCGCCGACACGCTCGGTCAATCTGCGCAGCGACGAGGTCGGCCGGCCCCTGATCGCCGGGCGCTACAGCAGCGGATTCGAATATTCCGATTGCTTCGTCGATGATGCGCGCCTCGTGGTGCTGACCGCGCGCGATGCCGCCGACCGCGGCGCAGTGATCCGCACGCGCACCCGCGCCACCGAGATCCGCCAGGACGGCAGCGTCTGGCTGGTCACGACGGAGAATATCCAGAACGGCGAGCGCGAGACCATCAAGGCGCGCGCGCTGGTCAATGCCGCCGGTCCCTGGGTCGAGCAGGTGCTGTCGACCGGCGCCGGCGTCAATGCGAAGGCGAAGGTGCGGCTGGTGCAGGGCTCGCACATCGTGGTGCGCAAGCTCTACGACCACGACCGCGCCTACATCTTCCAGAACGCCGATGGCCGCATCATCTTTGCGATCCCCTATCAGCAGGATTTCACGCTGATCGGCACCACCGATCGCGACTACCAGGGCGATCCGGCCAAGGTGAAGGCGACCGACGAGGAGATCGCCTATCTCTGCGCCGCGCTCGGCGAATATATCGCCAAGCCGGTCACGCCGGCCGACGTGGTGTGGAGCTATTCCGGCGTGCGGCCGCTCTATGACGACGGCGCCAGCGAGGCCAAGGCGGCTACGCGCGATTACGTGTTCGAGCTCGATACGCCCGGCGGCCTGCCGCTGCTGTCGATCTATGGCGGCAAGATCACCACCTATCGGCGGCTGTCGGAGGAGGCCTTGGAGCGCCTCGCGCCCTATCTGAAAGGGACGCAGGCGGAGGAGGGCTGGACCGGCAAATCGTCGCTGCCCGGCGGCGACATGAATGTGCAGGCGATCGACGCTCTCATCACTGATCTCCGCAGGACCTGTCCGTTTCTATCAGATGCACATGCGAAGCGCATCGCACATGCCTATGGCACGCGGGCGAAGGCCATGCTCGCGGGTGCGACATCTTCGGCCGATCTCGGCCAGGATTTTGGTGGCACCTTGACGGAGCGCGAAGTCAGGTACCTGATGACGAACGAGTGGGCGTTGACGGCCGAGGACATTGTGTGGCGGCGATCGAAGCTGGGGTTGCGGATGTCGGCGGCTGAGATCGCCGCGCTCGATGCGTGGATCACGGCCAACCGCGAGCGCTCCACCGTGATGGCGCGCGAAGCGGGAGGACGCGCATGAGCGTCACGCTCGATCACGTCTCGCGAATCGTCGACGGCGTCACCACGATTCGCGACGTCTCGCTGACTTTGCAGCGCGGCACGCTGAGCGTGCTGCTCGGCCCGACCTTGTCAGGCAAGACCTCGATCATGCGGCTGCTCGCCGGCCTCGACAAGCCGACCACCGGCCGCGTGCTGGTCGACGGCAAGGATGTCACCGGCGCCGATGTGCGGCAGCGCTCGGTCGCGATGGTCTATCAGCAGTTCATCAACTACCCCTCGCTCTCGGTCTATGAGAACATCGCCTCGCCGCTGCGCGTGCAGGGCAAGCCGCGCGACGAGATCGAGAAGCGCGTGGCGGAGGCCGCCAGGCTGCTCCGGCTCGAGCCGTATCTGAAGCGCACGCCGCTGCAGCTTTCCGGCGGCCAGCAGCAGCGCACCGCGATCGCGCGGGCGCTGGTGAAGGGCGCCGATCTCGTGCTGCTCGACGAGCCCTTGGCCAATCTCGACTACAAGCTGCGCGAGGAATTGCGCGCCGAGCTGCCGCGCATCTTCGAAGCCTCCGGCGCGATCTTCGTCTACGCCACGACGGAGCCGTCGGAAGCCCTGCTGCTCGGCGGCCGCACGATCTGCATGTGGGAAGGGCAGGCGCTGCAGGTGGGCGACACTACGGCGGTGTACCGGCGCCCTGATACGTTGCGTGTCGGCCAGGTGTTCTCGGATCCCCCGATGAACACGGTCGAGATCCAGAAGCGCGGCAACAGCGTGCATTATGCCGGTGGCGTGGAGGCGGCGGCCGTCGGGCTCTATGCCGATCTGCCCGATGGCAGCTATCGCGTCGGCTTCCGGCCGCACCAGCTGGGTCTTGCCAAAGCTGACGGCAACAAGGCCGACAGCAACCATGGCAGCCACGCCTTTGCGGCCACCGTGTCGGTCACCGAGATCACGGGGT
Proteins encoded in this window:
- a CDS encoding efflux RND transporter periplasmic adaptor subunit, translated to MLIRLIFASYSKLLTGIALATMAAALAGCNETVAQKVEPVRPVLVASVHYEAETPERSFVGTIRPRIEADIGFRVAGKVAKRLVEVGQTIEVGQPLATLDEVDLKLQAEQAEAEFRAATGVLAQASAAETRAKELRAKGWTTDAQMDQAKASADEARARLNRAERSVELTRNSLSYATLVSDARGVVTASMIEPGVVVAAGQAAIRVARFAEKEAVVAIPETLLDRAKNGSATVSLWSEAGKTYTARLREIAPAADPATRTYLAKFSLPDANDSVSLGMTATLTLSDPATMRVARLPLSALFNDGRDPSLYVVNDKGEVTLKPVKVKAYDSKDVLIVSGVDEGEKVVALGVQKIDPAQKVRVVSALTF
- a CDS encoding efflux RND transporter permease subunit, whose amino-acid sequence is MKRFNLSAWAVSHPPLVLFLIVALGLFGFISYERLGRAEDPFFTVKVVNVSVMWPGATSQEMQSQVADPLEKKLQELPFFEKVQTYSKPAFTAMQVTFRDSTPPKDVPYLFYLLRKKLADAQPSLPSGVLGPFVNDEFSDVDSILFMMTGDGADYAQLKKVAEGLRQRLLKVNGVTKVNLYGTQDERIYVEFSHAKLATLGITPQALFDSLAKQNNVTPAGTVETSSQRVPLRVTGALDGAKAVAETPVESNGRVFRLGDIATVTHGFVDPPTYKVHQEGKPALGIGVVTAKGANILELGKDVHAASDDFMKAVPQGIELTQIADQPKVVERAVGEFVHSFVEALVIVLFVSFLALGWRTGIVVALSVPLVLGIVFIAMSALGVDLHRISLGALIIALGLLVDDAIIAVEMMVVKMEQGWDRVRAASYAWESTAFPMLTGTLVTAAGFLPIGFANSAVGEYTGSIFWIVAIALVASWFVAVIFTPYIGVKLLPDIKVQHGHDEHAVYNTRMYRGLRAVVRWCVTHRITTVAATVGVFAASIVAFGHVQQQFFPLSERPELFLQLRLPEGTAFNVTEKAARKAEALLKDDKDIETFTSYVGQGSPRFWLGLSPQLPNEAFAEIVIVAKDVAARERIKARIETAAANGEINEARVRVDRFNFGPPVGFPVQFRVIGPDTAQVREIARQVRDIVRQNPNVRDPQLDWNEQSPYLKLVVDQDRARALGLTPQDVSQSLAMLISGVQVTTIRDGIEKVGVIARAVPSERLDLAGVGDLTITSRNGVAVPLQQIAKIEYAHEEPILWRRNRDMAITVRADVADGVQAPDVTNQILPKLADIKAKLDPAYRIEMGGAIEESAKGNASIFALFPLMAIVMLTLLMIQLQSFSRLLLVFLTAPLGIIGASLGLNVANAPFGFVALLGLIALAGMIMRNTVILVDQIEHDVASGLTRREAIIEATVRRARPVVLTALAAILAMIPLSRSAFWGPMAITIMGGLFVATFLTLLYLPGLYALWFRKSLDERGAAAQDHSAAQHVDGPAPALPLAEAAE
- a CDS encoding TetR/AcrR family transcriptional regulator; translation: MTLVSEHIEPDTRERILVVAERLFRQIGYQKTTVADIAKELRMSPANVYRFFESKKAIHQGVARELMGQVEAAAIAIAERGGPAVPRLRELLGTIHRMNTERYVGDNKLHEMVAVAMEESWEVCEAHMMLITEIIGRVIGQGAASGEFAVSDIVLATKCATTAMMRFFHPQMIAQCATKPGPTVGEMIDFVLAGLGSRGGTV
- a CDS encoding flavin reductase family protein is translated as MTERDLHFYEPKNGHGLKHDPFNAIIAPRPIGWISSRDPDGHVNLAPYSFFNAFNYTPPIIGFSSTQWKDSAANIKDTGEFVWNLVTRDLATQMNATAAHVARDVDEFKLAGVTPVPCKHVNVPRVGESPVAFECKVTQIIQLQGADGRKAQAWLTLGEVVAVHIDKTLIKDGVYQTALAHPIVRAGRRGDYFEIKAEDMFEMIRPD
- a CDS encoding acyl-CoA thioesterase, whose product is MSETTAPAAPTEPRGDLCIRTLAMPADTNANGDIFGGWLLSQMDVGGGVFAAKVAKSRTVTVAIEAMNFRKAVYVGDLVSVYAHLVRIGRTSMTVRLEAWVVRRREEQPILVTDGNFTYVSIDDDGRPQPIKRDGAITT
- a CDS encoding DeoR/GlpR family DNA-binding transcription regulator, giving the protein MAVLSQRQTDILNIARASGRVMVEDLARRFEVSAQTIRKDLNDLCEQRALTRIHGGAIIASGVENLAYEARRFVAADEKKAIGAIAAARIPNGSSLFINIGTTTEEVASALTSHQDLLVITNNLNVAMLLYPHPRIEVIVAGGTVRRSDGGVVGSTATQLIGQFKVDYAIIGASAIDEEGALLDFDYREVQVAQAIIANARSVMLVADSTKLHRSAPVRIAHLSQIQTFVTDRPLPDGLASLCESRGIEVVSAMPADEAEEVAEANESASPSVLRRA
- the glpD gene encoding glycerol-3-phosphate dehydrogenase, with protein sequence MERIYDLAIVGGGVNGCGIARDAAGRGNSVFLCEMNDLASGTSSWSTKLVHGGLRYLEYYEFRLVREALIEREILWQIAPHIIRPLRFVLPHHSGLRPAWLLRLGLFLYDHLGGRKLLPPTRSVNLRSDEVGRPLIAGRYSSGFEYSDCFVDDARLVVLTARDAADRGAVIRTRTRATEIRQDGSVWLVTTENIQNGERETIKARALVNAAGPWVEQVLSTGAGVNAKAKVRLVQGSHIVVRKLYDHDRAYIFQNADGRIIFAIPYQQDFTLIGTTDRDYQGDPAKVKATDEEIAYLCAALGEYIAKPVTPADVVWSYSGVRPLYDDGASEAKAATRDYVFELDTPGGLPLLSIYGGKITTYRRLSEEALERLAPYLKGTQAEEGWTGKSSLPGGDMNVQAIDALITDLRRTCPFLSDAHAKRIAHAYGTRAKAMLAGATSSADLGQDFGGTLTEREVRYLMTNEWALTAEDIVWRRSKLGLRMSAAEIAALDAWITANRERSTVMAREAGGRA
- a CDS encoding ABC transporter ATP-binding protein; the encoded protein is MSVTLDHVSRIVDGVTTIRDVSLTLQRGTLSVLLGPTLSGKTSIMRLLAGLDKPTTGRVLVDGKDVTGADVRQRSVAMVYQQFINYPSLSVYENIASPLRVQGKPRDEIEKRVAEAARLLRLEPYLKRTPLQLSGGQQQRTAIARALVKGADLVLLDEPLANLDYKLREELRAELPRIFEASGAIFVYATTEPSEALLLGGRTICMWEGQALQVGDTTAVYRRPDTLRVGQVFSDPPMNTVEIQKRGNSVHYAGGVEAAAVGLYADLPDGSYRVGFRPHQLGLAKADGNKADSNHGSHAFAATVSVTEITGSESFVHLTRDGMNWVAVLHGVHDYEPGDSLEAVLDPANVFVFDAGDRLVAAPAGL